The proteins below come from a single Xyrauchen texanus isolate HMW12.3.18 chromosome 3, RBS_HiC_50CHRs, whole genome shotgun sequence genomic window:
- the LOC127632904 gene encoding leucine-rich repeat neuronal protein 4-like: MLRCGRPLINLLLLIINLLNLSFMTSSQNASRPLFRPSDGIEDYYNEFEDAEPPSSSPTQFEDPENNQCLYDMCVEQQETCLNLSIKARCLCPGLSGHDIRPSAPRLLKLSEEDGKGVVVHWCAPTSMVSYYVIWVYAKDIHKTIQVEEKKRTALLGDVETGVRVCVQAVNSAGLSEHEIQACTTFEPQHSHSGLALKLGIIGGVVGLIVLLLLAILLWRHKTRHKSSARTETERRADEVL, encoded by the coding sequence ATGTTGAGGTGTGGACGTCCTCTCATCAATCTTCTACTCCTCATCATCAATTTACTCAACCTCTCCTTTATGACATCATCTCAAAATGCCAGTCGACCACTTTTCCGCCCCTCTGATGGCATTGAAGATTACTACAATGAGTTTGAGGACGCTGAGCCACCTAGCTCATCCCCCACTCAGTTTGAAGATCCTGAAAACAATCAATGCCTCTATGACATGTGTGTGGAGCAGCAGGAAACATGCTTGAATCTTTCAATAAAAGCTCGGTGCCTCTGCCCTGGGTTGAGTGGACATGATATCCGTCCAAGTGCACCTCGCCTTTTGAAGTTGTCTGAAGAGGACGGCAAAGGGGTTGTGGTACATTGGTGTGCTCCAACCTCTATGGTATCCTATTATGTTATCTGGGTTTATGCCAAAGACATACACAAGACCATACAGGTGGAAGAGAAGAAGAGGACAGCATTACTGGGGGATGTGGAAActggcgtgcgtgtgtgtgtacaggCCGTGAATTCCGCTGGATTAAGCGAACATGAGATTCAAGCGTGTACCACGTTTGAGCCCCAACATTCACACTCTGGACTAGCGCTGAAGCTGGGGATCATAGGGGGAGTGGTGGGACTTATAGTGCTGCTGTTACTGGCTATACTGCTGTGGAGACACAAAACACGACATAAATCTTCAGCacggacagagacagagagaagagcagacGAGGTTCTCTAA